In the Henningerozyma blattae CBS 6284 chromosome 8, complete genome genome, one interval contains:
- the TBLA0H03580 gene encoding uncharacterized protein (similar to Saccharomyces cerevisiae YPL071C; ancestral locus Anc_8.538): protein MNNFKQKRPHSPDSLTIRNYKRQRLLLDFQSLSITNGTNDQHQRNVNKYPATKDSKVINLNLSNELNLTIPTKFMNTLDKSTDNKVIYENWKSYLYKKNLQLIQWVDMKLVIYTIWFNWFSNLNDHTNLNINADMDMDDEYYNGEIDEDGDIDMDME, encoded by the coding sequence atgaataatttcaaGCAGAAGAGACCTCATAGTCCAGATTCTTTAACTATTCGGAATTATAAGAGGCAAAGGTTGCTACTAGATTTTCAGAGTCTGTCCATTACAAATGGTACTAACGATCAGCATCAAAGGAACGTTAACAAATATCCAGCAACCAAGGATTCTAAAGTTATTAATCTGAATTTGTCAAATGAATTGAACTTAACGATCCCTACTAAGTTTATGAATACCCTTGATAAGTCTACCGATAATAAAGTAATTTATGAAAATTGGAAATCTTACCTTTACAAGAAgaatttacaattaataCAATGGGTTGATATGAAACTAGTGATTTATACGATTTGGTTTAATTGGTTTTCTAATCTTAATGACCATaccaatttaaatataaatgcTGATATGGATATGGACGatgaatattataatgGTGAGATAGATGAGGATGGTGATATAGATATGGATATGGAATAG
- the BEM1 gene encoding phosphatidylinositol-3-phosphate-binding protein BEM1 (similar to Saccharomyces cerevisiae BEM1 (YBR200W); ancestral locus Anc_8.539), translated as MLKGLKIARHDSQGSRSRITSADISSPTQDMSNVIKHVKTVPIRQASASFGSGSNLNTTASMTTRSSRSSRDIMSPEKVIKAIRSYDSNNSSELSFLKGEFFYVIEEDSTYYGATNPSTGKTGKVRKSFFESFNRTRPGSTVSSVDTGRTTPNESIKSGNMYAIVLYDFQAEKSDELTVFAGENLFICAHHNYEWFIAKPIGRLGGPGLVPVDFVSIVDISTGYATGSDVKEDILNCNLPTVQEWKMNVSKYKASNISLGSLDNPTNSFSNGSNYNNNNNSHHSMSLPNDMDGAFVIKAAVVTFALEDDKYWFTVRCQISTGKVRELKRYYQDFYDLQVKLLDTFPAEAGKLRDSNGNWIKRILPYIPGPVPYVTDSISMKRREDLDKYLKELIQLPDYISHSDMVKSLFCILDNGFDNEFDSDDHAISIEIGNRGGRSSSNAHSKGIDSMEIEDNTAIVNNNRSSNGHSSSEQDNTLTGEDLKIYEKLANISLSTSNQQPSPTHQQLQHTMPLSRPPSSLPPGLKSIKIKFYYKDDIFALLLNSNITLLDLRSKIGPRIDTKDFKLFFKKNNGDGEEIRSDTQVAELIHTKAKINVYDA; from the coding sequence ATGTTGAAAGGTTTGAAGATTGCCAGACATGATAGTCAAGGCTCTAGAAGCAGAATTACTTCAGCAGATATTTCGTCCCCCACACAAGACATGAGTAACGTTATCAAACACGTGAAAACAGTACCCATAAGGCAGGCCTCTGCTTCCTTTGGCAGTGGAAGTAACTTGAATACGACTGCTAGCATGACCACAAGATCTAGTCGTAGCTCTAGAGATATCATGTCTCCAGAAAAAGTTATTAAAGCTATCAGGTCCTATGATTCCAATAACAGTTCCGAATTATCATTTCTCAAAGGTGAGTTCTTCTACGTGATTGAAGAAGACAGTACCTACTATGGTGCTACCAACCCATCAACTGGGAAGACTGGTAAAGTGCGTAAAAGtttttttgaatcatttaataGAACAAGACCAGGCTCCACAGTTAGTAGTGTGGACACTGGACGTACTACACCTAATGAATCTATCAAGAGCGGAAACATGTATGCCATTGTATTGTATGATTTCCAAGCTGAAAAATCAGATGAATTGACTGTATTTGCAGGAGAAAATCTATTCATTTGTGCACATCATAATTATGAATGGTTCATTGCTAAACCAATTGGTAGATTAGGTGGCCCTGGTTTAGTTCCTGTGGATTTTGTTAGTATTGTGGATATATCCACGGGTTATGCTACAGGTTCGGATGTAAAGgaagatattttgaattgtaATTTACCTACAGTTCAAGAATGGAAAATGAATGTAAGTAAATATAAGGCAAGTAATATCTCATTAGGATCCTTAGATAACCCTACAAACTCATTCTCTAATGGTAgcaattataataataataataattctcatCATAGTATGTCATTACCAAACGATATGGATGGTGCTTTTGTCATAAAAGCTGCAGTAGTGACATTTGCATTAGAAGATGATAAATATTGGTTCACTGTGAGATGTCAAATCTCTACAGGTAAAGTTCGTGAGTTGAAAAGATATTATCAAGATTTTTACGATTTACAAGTTAAACTTCTTGACACGTTTCCAGCAGAAGCTGGTAAATTAAGAGACTCCAATGGCAATTGGATCAAACGTATACTTCCTTATATTCCAGGTCCTGTTCCATATGTCACCGATTCTATTAGTATGAAACGACGTGAAGATttagataaatatttaaaagaattgattCAATTACCAGATTATATCTCACACTCCGATATGGttaaatcattattctGTATCCTTGATAATGgatttgataatgaatttgattCAGATGATCATGCTATTAGCATTGAAATTGGTAATAGGGGTGGCCGTAGTAGTAGCAATGCACATTCAAAAGGTATTGATTCTATGGAAATAGAGGATAATACTGCTATTGTTAACAATAACAGAAGTTCAAATGGGCATTCCAGTAGTGAACAAGATAATACTTTAACTGgtgaagatttaaaaatatatgaaaagTTAGCTAATATATCATTGAGTACTTCTAATCAACAGCCTTCACCAACACATCAGCAACTCCAACATACTATGCCATTATCAAGACCTCCAAGTTCATTACCTCCGGGTTtgaaatcaattaaaatcaaattttacTATAAAGATGATATATTTGCCCTACTATTGAACAGCAATATAACGTTGTTAGATTTGCGTAGCAAGATCGGGCCTCGTATAGACacaaaagattttaaattattctttaaaaagaataatgGCGACGGTGAAGAGATTCGTTCAGATACACAGGTGGCAGAATTGATTCACACGAAAGCCAAAATAAATGTTTATGACGCATAG
- the UBP16 gene encoding putative ubiquitin-specific protease UBP16 (similar to Saccharomyces cerevisiae UBP16 (YPL072W); ancestral locus Anc_8.540): protein MSLVNTVMHSFKNHSLFRQIFQTENKLIKYGSLGLVTCLISYVLGPDIFRVLFRSSGNKASLRYDKYTTGLINKGNDCFINSSLQGLAGSQRFNHYLNSVLRCLKFLNENPKQEGNRYALPLHQVMAEFIYDLQAPTFLNTVESSDKIIVTMESIFKQKMSRRQNDAQEFTQLLLEVLHNEYQELIRLMNFITNNLDIPTYPFEGKYCHELTCLKCGRNSEVKMFDFDILTLNLPAQPSISLDELISGSNSDVIEGFSCTVCKVSAILGGTGTHNPNTRSLIKSLKEIFPELKINTELDEPLNSFVDSYSHDGVITRNIKSTIVKKTVFVEVPDILLIHLTRSMFNGMSYTRNACKIAYDEKLLLEHQLVMDGVSVMRNNIQYTLSSAIKHSGSHSMGHYQCYRRKLFSKRFEPIDLTLEPSPGTGRNISKTNKETITFKRTPTVKRYPFWWICDSRTKECPLRSVLDEQKSVYLLYYDKKH from the coding sequence CCAAACTGAAAATAAACTTATTAAATATGGTTCTTTAGGATTAGTTACTTGCTTAATATCGTATGTTTTGGGTCCGGATATTTTTCGAGTATTATTTAGATCATCTGGGAACAAGGCATCTCTAAGATATGACAAATACACCACAGGCTTAATAAACAAAGGAAACGATTGctttattaattcatctttaCAAGGTCTTGCTGGTTCACAAAGATTTAACCATTATCTAAACTCTGTTCTTCGATGtctaaaatttttgaatgaAAATCCCAAGCAAGAAGGTAACAGGTATGCTTTACCTTTACATCAAGTAATGGCAGAATTTATTTACGATTTACAAGCCCCAACGTTTTTAAATACTGTTGAATCATCAGATAAGATCATTGTAACTATGGAAAGCATTTTCAAGCAAAAAATGTCACGTAGACAAAATGATGCACAAGAATTCactcaattattattagaagtaTTACATAACGAATATCAAGAACTAATTCGATTGatgaattttattacaaataacTTAGACATTCCTACTTATCCCTTTGAAGGTAAATATTGTCATGAATTGACATGTTTGAAATGTGGTAGAAACTCCGAGGTAAAAAtgtttgattttgatattttaacgTTAAACCTACCAGCCCAACCCTCGATTTCCttagatgaattaatttctGGTTCAAATTCAGATGTTATTGAAGGATTTTCTTGTACAGTGTGTAAAGTCTCAGCAATTCTTGGTGGCACAGGAACTCATAACCCAAATACTCGTTCTTTAATAAAGTCATTAAAAGAGATTTTTCCTGAATTGAAGATCAACACAGAGTTAGATGAACcattaaattcatttgtAGACTCATACAGCCACGATGGTGTTATAACaagaaatatcaaaagTACCATTGTGAAAAAGACAGTATTTGTTGAAGTGCcagatatattattaatccaTTTAACTAGATCAATGTTTAATGGTATGTCATATACCAGAAACGCTTGTAAAATTGCATATGATGAAAAGTTGTTGCTAGAACATCAACTGGTAATGGATGGAGTCTCAGTAATGAGAAACAACATTCAATATACTTTGTCTTCCGCAATTAAGCATTCAGGATCACATTCCATGGGACATTATCAATGCTACAGAAGGAAATTGTTTTCGAAGCGCTTTGAACCAATAGATTTGACACTAGAACCTTCTCCTGGAACAGGCAGGAATATCTCCAAAACCAACAAGGAAACAATCACCTTCAAAAGAACTCCTACTGTTAAAAGGTATCCATTCTGGTGGATATGTGATTCCCGTACTAAGGAATGTCCCTTACGTTCCGTTCTGGATGAACAAAAATCGGTATATTTGCTATATTACGATAAAAAgcattaa